In Arachis stenosperma cultivar V10309 chromosome 1, arast.V10309.gnm1.PFL2, whole genome shotgun sequence, one DNA window encodes the following:
- the LOC130980996 gene encoding uncharacterized protein LOC130980996, translating into MPLMEFAYNNSYHVSIGMAPYEALYGRKCQSPLCWYEVGEKSLLGPEMTAKKLRNNLRKSEIGCSLLRAVRRVTPIRGVGRAIKTKKLNPRYIGSFQILERVGPMAYRIALPPHLSNLHNVFHVSQLRKYTPDASHVLEPELVQLKEDLTLPVTPIRIDDTSIKWLRRKEVSLVKMAWSRTGIEEHTWELESEMRTDYPHLFSGN; encoded by the exons ATGCCGCTAATGGAGTTCGCATACAATAATAGCTACCATGTGAgtatcggaatggctccgtatgaggctcTGTATGGGAGAAAATGCCAATCTCCGCTATGCTGGTATGAAGTTGGAGAGAAAAGTTTATTGGGGCCTGAGATGACAGCTAAAAAACTACGGAACAACTTAAGAAAATCAGAGATAGGATGCTCACTACTCAGAGCCGTCagaagagttacgccgatcagag GAGTAGGTAGAGCGATTAAGACGAAGAAgctgaatcctcgatacatcgGTTCGTTTCAGATTCTTGAGAGGGTTGGACCGATGGCGTATCGGATAGCTTTACCACCTCACCTTTCGAACCTGCACAACGTATTTCACGTGTCACAGCTTCGGAAGTATACTCCCGATGCTAGTCATGTGTTGGAACCTGAATTGGTTCAGTTAAAGGAAGACTTGACTCTGCCGGTGACTCCGATCAGAATTGATGACACAAGCATTAAATGGTTGCGTcgaaaagaggtttcattagtgAAAATGGCATGGAGTCGGACCGGtattgaggaacacacttgggaacttgagtcagaGATGCGAACAGACTACCCACACCTATTCTCAGGTaactga